A single window of Nicotiana sylvestris chromosome 3, ASM39365v2, whole genome shotgun sequence DNA harbors:
- the LOC104235899 gene encoding receptor-like protein Cf-9 homolog, whose product MGYTFGYLLLILLSFFPCQLAFSSLAQPQSCTKGQSLALLEFMQTLDVEASSSSYWCGEKYYAKTSTWNMSKDCCLWDGVICDEMTGHVIELDLSCSNLVGKIDSNSSLFELFYLQKLNLSRNFLPSLISPKFGRFLSLTHLDLSYSSFLGQIPSEISHLSMLRSLRLAQPLRMLNFGPHDFKLLLQNLTLLRELDLTEVDISSAIPQNLSSHITTLRLGSTGLSGIIPETIFHLPNLQVLILSNNNQLRGYFPKTKWNSSSSLRELDFSPVQFYGDLPESLGYLTSLQSLELNSCNLSGPIPKSLWNLTRLELLHLSKNHLEGPIPLSFGYLTSLRSLQLSSCNLSGPIPKSLWNLTRIESMDLRNNHLEGPIPFFTTGLQNLNTLLLTNNSLNGALPSWISSLPSLSALDLSLNHFSGQLEDFKYNTLVRIDLGHNQLQGPLPKSLQNLVNLTILHLSFNNFSGNVDVSIFSNLKQLTDMDLSYNSISLINENKAKSTLPESLTSLLLSACEVNELDFLRSAKNLEQLDLSHNKIQGTIPDWAWSNWMHSMSVLDLSYNMLTSFDHIHLLPLYAIDLRSNLLQGSLPVPQPTVQFFFMSNNNLTGEIPSSFCNLTSLIILDLSRNELKGAIPQCLGNMSELLVVFDMQHNSFSGNVQITCTSGSSLKSFSLHGNKLEGKIPRSLANCKQLEVLDLGNNNLNDTFPMWLGTLPTLQVLSLRSNKLHGPIRTSTIENLFPQLRILDLSGNVFTAELPISLFKQLKAMWRMDQTIKPPISDEGDLYYTDSVTVVTKGLEREVVRILSLYIAIDLSNNKFEGHIPSVLGDLISLRVLNLSHNGLLGHIPPSLGKLSLVESLDLSSNQLAGKIPEQLASQLTSLAVLNLSYNHLEGCIPRGPQFATFENNSYEGNDGLRGFPFSRGCGSNGMPETNNTTRELDEESNSTFLSEFRKAILMGYGSGLIIGFSIAYFMLSSRNPNWLSWIVEKLEYIIIARRRKKQQGQRHFRRRNNGV is encoded by the coding sequence ATGGGCTATACATTTGGGTACCTACTGCTAATTCTACTATCTTTCTTTCCCTGTCAGCTTGCTTTTTCTTCACTGGCACAGCCTCAATCATGCACCAAAGGTCAAAGCCTTGCCCTTTTAGAATTCATGCAAACACTTGATGTAgaagcctcttcttcatcttatTGGTGTGGTGAGAAATATTATGCAAAAACGAGTACATGGAATATGAGCAAAGATTGCTGCTTATGGGATGGAGTGATATGCGATGAAATGACCGGCCATGTGATTGAGCTTGATCTCAGTTGCAGCAATCTAGTAGGAAAGATTGATTCCAATAGCAGCCTCTTCGAACTCTTTTATCTCCAAAAGCTTAACCTTTCTAGGAATTTCCTTCCTTCGCTTATTTCGCCCAAATTTGGCAGGTTTTTGAGTTTGACGCATCTTGATCTTTCCTACTCATCTTTCTTAGGTCAAATTCCTTCTGAAATCTCTCATCTCTCCATGTTACGGTCCCTTCGTCTCGCACAACCTTTACGTATGTTGAATTTCGGGCCTCACGATTTTAAATTGCTCCTTCAGAATTTGACCCTCTTAAGAGAGCTTGATCTTACTGAAGTAGACATCTCTTCAGCCATACCTCAAAATTTATCTTCTCATATAACAACTCTGAGGTTGGGATCCACAGGATTGTCTGGGATAATTCCTGAGACTATTTTTCACTTGCCAAACTTGCAAGTTCTTATCTTGTCAAACAATAATCAGCTCCGCGGTTATTTTCCAAAGACCAAATGGAACAGCAGTTCATCTCTTAGGGAGTTAGATTTTTCTCCAGTTCAGTTTTATGGTGATTTGCCTGAATCTCTTGGTTATCTAACATCATTGCAGTCCTTGGAACTTAATTCTTGCAATCTCTCGGGGCCAATTCCAAAATCTCTTTGGAATCTCACACGTCTAGAGTTGTTGCACCTTTCAAAGAACCATCTCGAAGGACCAATTCCTCTATCTTTTGGCTATCTAACATCCTTGCGATCCTTGCAACTTAGTTCTTGTAATCTCTCGGGACCCATTCCAAAATCTCTTTGGAATCTCACCCGTATAGAGTCTATGGATCTTCGAAATAACCATCTTGAAGGACCAATTCCTTTTTTTACTACTGGACTGCAGAATCTAAACACACTTCTGCTAACAAATAACTCTTTGAATGGAGCGTTACCATCATGGATATCCTCACTTCCATCACTAAGTGCACTAGACTTGAGTCTTAACCACTTTTCCGGTCAGCTTGAGGATTTCAAGTACAATACATTAGTCCGGATTGATTTAGGACACAACCAGTTGCAAGGTCCTCTTCCCAAGTCACTTCAAAACCTCGTGAATCTAACAATACTTCATCTTTCATTTAACAATTTTAGTGGCAATGTAGACGTCAGCATCTTTTCAAACCTCAAACAACTTACCGATATGGATCTTTCATATAATAGTATTTCACTAATCAATGAGAACAAAGCCAAATCTACCTTGCCTGAATCTTTGACAAGCTTATTGTTATCTGCTTGTGAAGTAAATGAATTGGATTTTTTGCGATCAGCAAAGAATCTTGAGCAGTTAGATCTTTCACATAACAAGATTCAAGGAACAATTCCTGATTGGGCATGGTCTAATTGGATGCATTCCATGTCAGTTCTTGATCTATCCTACAACATGTTGACAAGTTTTGACCacattcatcttcttcctctataTGCTATTGATTTACGATCTAATCTTCTTCAAGGATCACTACCTGTTCCACAACCCACTGTACAATTTTTCTTCATGTCAAATAATAATCTCACTGGGGAGATCCCTTCCTCTTTTTGCAATTTGACATCATTAATAATTCTAGATTTGTCAAGAAACGAGTTGAAGGGAGCAATTCCACAATGTTTGGGTAATATGAGTGAACTGCTCGTGGTTTTCGATATGCAGCATAATAGTTTTTCTGGAAATGTCCAAATAACTTGTACGTCTGGGAGTTCACTTAAAAGCTTTAGCTTGCATGGCAATAAACTAGAGGGAAAAATCCCAAGATCCTTGGCCAATTGCAAACAGTTGGAAGTTCTTGACTTGGGAAACAATAATCTCAATGACACATTTCCTATGTGGTTGGGGACTCTTCCAACGCTACAAGTTTTAAGCTTGAGATCCAATAAATTGCACGGACCCATTAGAACTTCAACCATTGAAAACTTGTTTCCTCAGCTTCGGATACTAGATCTCTCTGGCAATGTGTTTACAGCAGAGTTACCAATAAGCCTTTTTAAACAATTGAAAGCCATGTGGAGAATGGATCAAACAATAAAGCCACCAATTAGTGATGAAGGGGATTTATATTACACAGACTCGGTAACCGTTGTAACAAAGGGACTAGAGCGTGAAGTTGTGAGAATCTTGTCATTGTACATTGCGATTGATCTttcaaacaacaaatttgaaGGACATATTCCTAGTGTTCTGGGAGATCTCATTTCCCTTCGGGtgttgaatttgtctcataatggATTACTGGGTCATATTCCACCATCACTTGGAAAGTTATCTCTAGTTGAATCGTTAGACCTTTCATCTAACCAGCTAGCAGGAAAGATACCAGAACAACTTGCTTCTCAGCTTACATCTCTTGCAGTTTTAAATCTCTCCTACAATCATCTTGAAGGATGCATCCCTAGGGGACCTCAATTTGCTACATTTGAAAACAATTCATACGAAGGTAATGATGGATTACGCGGATTCCCATTTTCAAGAGGTTGTGGAAGTAACGGGATGCCAGAGACAAACAACACAACACGCGAGTTGGATGAAGAAAGCAATTCTACCTTTCTAAGTGAATTTAGGAAGGCGATTCTTATGGGATATGGGAGTGGACTAATTATTGGATTCTCCATAGCATATTTCATGCTTTCTTCTCGAAATCCAAATTGGCTTTCTTGGATTGTTGAAAAATTAGAATACATAATCATTGCCAGAAGGCGAAAGAAGCAGCAAGGCCAAAGGCATTTCAGACGAAGGAATAATGGCGTCTAA